A portion of the Hydractinia symbiolongicarpus strain clone_291-10 chromosome 10, HSymV2.1, whole genome shotgun sequence genome contains these proteins:
- the LOC130662272 gene encoding uncharacterized protein LOC130662272 isoform X2, producing MQDISTKPENCSNCQLLQGHNSYLTRQVSQLNQDIENVKEQLRVNVRSYNTIEVESIKLKKNFIVFIQRSLMQDENTYNKLADIPASKEVIQLVKKEKEINNNLPEFNSEGKMELHEDYLGFIHGTRDTSMQVLLYLCDVLKRKYDSHLQENNDIYQQWQTYTVSVTTESTIIFDNNLKELIRHGIPHDLRGKLWTMLIEEHVKSIKEEKGDNYYKHLVSKLPDLQGDEEDNDGSIEKQIKIDLMRTMPTHKDFQNLEQGKIPVLHRVLRAYLLHNPEIGYCQGMNFMVGFALLYLDEEGSFWLLVAVMEIFFSSHHYNMYLSGTQANQKVMDEVARQELPGMLERLDKLFCELSPVTFNWFMTIFIDSMPVEIVFVIWDWFLVFGHSILYKIALSLLRLRKNSIMKAADALSTMRKLKMLGRSFHDLETLSEAVFDGSFRHTSEEYLEMYQKYLVEIEEESRRRQLEDEEYEKRKQKLKFTPKQMTVSISDNLDTLDDDMIIKCAACEANRNFVWLLCSSDLAGQLFVLNVASKNIELVDWQIDCKCLSMASLSNSGIMLISTIKSTLHAIDTEKKHELWKMQLAGSVLHISCDSLGNVGLALMDGSIALLNIKGKEFHQNIPTYVDISRSPVFCGCIINDHFWCGAANKIVILDINTLEMRTSLRVCPNTRHTVSQLVSSNNGVWASVQGSSVLHLWDQQKHVCLLTVDILDECNLSSEKKSGNALASSVTTMLALKNKLWVGFGNGRFIICDIFQEANSEDDLNEAIHLFKSTENLAVAQTKAKLGVSTCCHAITGDSPVKETEEYPLQQHVDGSTDFVMVEKRSSMMEGDSSVRISLKMNQIQRVCEETVNCFVPCRQDGKLILSGMGGLNNDSSVILWSSEKRDGREMWFAQTVSHSE from the exons ATGCAAGATATTTCAACCAAACCA gagAACTGCAGCAACTGCCAACTTCTACAAGGTCATAATTCTTATCTAACCCGTCAAGTATCGCAACTTAATCAAGATATTGAGAATGTTAAAGAACAACTCAGAGTTAATGTCAG gagTTACAACACTATTGAAGTAGAAAGCataaaattaaagaagaattttattgttttcataCAGCGGTCTCTAATGCAAG ATGAAAATACATACAATAAGTTAGCAGACATTCCT GCTAGCAAGGAAGTAATACAgttggtgaaaaaagaaaaagaaataaacaacaacCTTCCTGAATTTAACAG TGAAGGAAAAATGGAACTTCACGAAGACTATTTAGGATTTATTCACGGTACAAGAGATACGTCCATGCAAGTGTTGTTGTATCTCTGTGATGTGTTGAAAAGAAAATATGACTCCCATCTACAG GAAAACAATGATATATACCAACAATGGCAAACATATACTGTCTCCGTGACTACAGAATCAACCATTATATTTGAT AACAACTTAAAAGAACTTATCCGACATGGCATTCCACATGATCTTAGAGGGAAACTGTGGACTAT GTTGATAGAAGAACATGTGAAAAGTATCAAAGAggaaaaa GGCGACAATTATTACAAACATTTAGTGTCGAAGCTACCCGACTTGCAG GGTGATGAAGAAGATAACGATGGTTCTATTgaaaagcaaattaaaattgatttaatgCGTACGATGCCGACACATAAAGACTTTCAAAATTTAGAACAAGGAAAG ATACCTGTATTGCATAGAGTCCTTCGAGCATATTTACTACACAATCCAGAGATAGGATATTGTCAG GGAATGAATTTTATGGTTGGATTCGCACTGTTATATTTGGATGAAGAAGGCAGTTTCtg GTTGCTGGTTGCTgttatggaaatatttttcagcTCACATCATTACAACATGTATTTGTCAGGAACACAGGCTAATCAA AAAGTGATGGACGAGGTCGCGCGTCAAGAACTTCCAGGCATGTTGGAACGTTTAGACAAGCTGTTTTGTGAACTCTCGCCTGTAACTTTCAACTGGTTTATGACGATATTCATCGATTCTATGCCTGTTGAG attgtTTTTGTGATATGGGATTGGTTTTTAGTGTTTGGTCATAGT ATCCTTTACAAGATAGCTTTGAGTTTATTAAGACTGCGTAAAAATTCCATCATGAAGGCTGCAGATGCTTTGTCCACAATGCGAAAGTTGAAGATGCTGGGAAGATCTTTCCATGACCTCGAAACACTTTCTGAG GCTGTTTTCGATGGTTCATTTAGACACACTTCAGAAGAATATCTCGAAATGTACCAGAAGTATTTAGTTGAAATTGAAGAAGAAAGCAGACGAAGACAGTTGGAAGATGAAGaatatgaaaaaagaaaacaaaaactt AAATTCACGCCCAAGCAAATGACGGTTTCTATATCGGACAATCTCGACACATTAGATGATGACATGATCATTAAATGCGCTGCTTGTGAAG CTAATCGAAATTTCGTATGGTTGCTATGTTCATCAGATCTTGCTGGACAGTTGTTTGTTCTGAACGTTGCCAGTAAGAATATCGAGCTGGTTGATTGGCAG ATAGATTGTAAATGTTTATCCATGGCTAGTTTATCAAACTCCGGTATTATGTTGATCTCCACCATAAAATCCACTTTGCATGCTATAGATACCGAAAAGAA ACACGAGTTGTGGAAGATGCAGTTGGCTGGTAGTGTATTGCATATTTCATGTGATTCACTTGGCAACGTGGGATTGGCGTTGATGGATGGCAGCATTGCACTTTTGAAT aTCAAAGGGAAGGAGTTCCATCAAAATATACCAACATATGTGGATATCAGTCGTTCACCGGTCTTTTGTGGTTGCATCATAAACGACCATTTTTGGTGTGGTGCAGCTAATAAAATCGTCATTTTGGATATAAA CACACTGGAGATGCGAACGTCTTTACGCGTTTGTCCAAATACACGCCACACTGTGTCGCAACTGGTGTCTTCAAATAACGGAGTGTGGGCTTCCGTACAAGG ATCGTCCGTCTTGCATTTATGGGACCAACAAAAACATGTTTGTTTGCTAACTGTGGACATTCTTGACGAGTGCAATTTATCCTCAGAGAAA AAATCTGGAAATGCGCTAGCTTCAAGTGTGACCACAATGTTGGcacttaaaaataaattgtgggTTGGTTTCGGCAACGGCCGTTTTATTATATGCGACATTTTTCAAGAAGCCAACAGCGAGGATGATTTAAACGAGGCTATACATTTATTCAAAAGCACAGAGAATTTAGCTGTTGCTCAAACAAAGGCTAAGCTCGGCGTATCTACATGTTGCCACGCCATAACTGGCGATTCCCCTGTTAAAGAAACAGAGGAATACCCCTTGCAACAACACGTGGACGGGTCGACGGATTTCGTAATGGTGGAGAAACGCTCCTCCATGATGGAGGGAGACTCGTCTGTGAGAATCTCGCTGAAGATGAATCAGATTCAAAGAGTGTGTGAGGAAACAGTGAACTGCTTCGTACCATGCAG ACAAGACGGAAAGTTGATTTTAAGTGGTATGGGAGGCTTAAACAATGATTCTTCTGTTATTTTATGGTCGTCAGAGAAGAGAGAC GGTCGAGAAATGTGGTTTGCTCAAACCGTTTCACATTCAGAATAG
- the LOC130662272 gene encoding uncharacterized protein LOC130662272 isoform X1, translated as MENASTNSELAGHLHIRINSSGVGKLKSLKRYHWFIIDKKTNQLCGYKNSKDIGNKDAIESLPLFGAGVSFGNTDENEFIINIRGTEYRLNAENHKMLMKWTNTLQELVKRKPEVTADATKLESVPEDEPLTIEQSRHGVEKKPKRKSLFQRIFSRKSKSIVKANDKSNFSDGDRVVRAAPLRSVVGSMQDISTKPENCSNCQLLQGHNSYLTRQVSQLNQDIENVKEQLRVNVRSYNTIEVESIKLKKNFIVFIQRSLMQDENTYNKLADIPASKEVIQLVKKEKEINNNLPEFNSEGKMELHEDYLGFIHGTRDTSMQVLLYLCDVLKRKYDSHLQENNDIYQQWQTYTVSVTTESTIIFDNNLKELIRHGIPHDLRGKLWTMLIEEHVKSIKEEKGDNYYKHLVSKLPDLQGDEEDNDGSIEKQIKIDLMRTMPTHKDFQNLEQGKIPVLHRVLRAYLLHNPEIGYCQGMNFMVGFALLYLDEEGSFWLLVAVMEIFFSSHHYNMYLSGTQANQKVMDEVARQELPGMLERLDKLFCELSPVTFNWFMTIFIDSMPVEIVFVIWDWFLVFGHSILYKIALSLLRLRKNSIMKAADALSTMRKLKMLGRSFHDLETLSEAVFDGSFRHTSEEYLEMYQKYLVEIEEESRRRQLEDEEYEKRKQKLKFTPKQMTVSISDNLDTLDDDMIIKCAACEANRNFVWLLCSSDLAGQLFVLNVASKNIELVDWQIDCKCLSMASLSNSGIMLISTIKSTLHAIDTEKKHELWKMQLAGSVLHISCDSLGNVGLALMDGSIALLNIKGKEFHQNIPTYVDISRSPVFCGCIINDHFWCGAANKIVILDINTLEMRTSLRVCPNTRHTVSQLVSSNNGVWASVQGSSVLHLWDQQKHVCLLTVDILDECNLSSEKKSGNALASSVTTMLALKNKLWVGFGNGRFIICDIFQEANSEDDLNEAIHLFKSTENLAVAQTKAKLGVSTCCHAITGDSPVKETEEYPLQQHVDGSTDFVMVEKRSSMMEGDSSVRISLKMNQIQRVCEETVNCFVPCRQDGKLILSGMGGLNNDSSVILWSSEKRDGREMWFAQTVSHSE; from the exons GAACTAGTGAAGAGAAAACCAGAAGTGACTGCTGATGCAACAAAACTAGAATCTGTTCCAGAAGAT GAACCACTTACAATCGAACAAAGCCGACATGGCGTTGAAAAGAAACCCAAGAGAA AAAGTTTATTTCAAAGAATATTCAGCCGAAAATCCAAATCAATTGTGAAGGCGAATGATAAATCAAATTTCTCAGATGGTGACAGAGTTGTTCGAGCAGCACCTCTCAG ATCAGTTGTTGGTTCAATGCAAGATATTTCAACCAAACCA gagAACTGCAGCAACTGCCAACTTCTACAAGGTCATAATTCTTATCTAACCCGTCAAGTATCGCAACTTAATCAAGATATTGAGAATGTTAAAGAACAACTCAGAGTTAATGTCAG gagTTACAACACTATTGAAGTAGAAAGCataaaattaaagaagaattttattgttttcataCAGCGGTCTCTAATGCAAG ATGAAAATACATACAATAAGTTAGCAGACATTCCT GCTAGCAAGGAAGTAATACAgttggtgaaaaaagaaaaagaaataaacaacaacCTTCCTGAATTTAACAG TGAAGGAAAAATGGAACTTCACGAAGACTATTTAGGATTTATTCACGGTACAAGAGATACGTCCATGCAAGTGTTGTTGTATCTCTGTGATGTGTTGAAAAGAAAATATGACTCCCATCTACAG GAAAACAATGATATATACCAACAATGGCAAACATATACTGTCTCCGTGACTACAGAATCAACCATTATATTTGAT AACAACTTAAAAGAACTTATCCGACATGGCATTCCACATGATCTTAGAGGGAAACTGTGGACTAT GTTGATAGAAGAACATGTGAAAAGTATCAAAGAggaaaaa GGCGACAATTATTACAAACATTTAGTGTCGAAGCTACCCGACTTGCAG GGTGATGAAGAAGATAACGATGGTTCTATTgaaaagcaaattaaaattgatttaatgCGTACGATGCCGACACATAAAGACTTTCAAAATTTAGAACAAGGAAAG ATACCTGTATTGCATAGAGTCCTTCGAGCATATTTACTACACAATCCAGAGATAGGATATTGTCAG GGAATGAATTTTATGGTTGGATTCGCACTGTTATATTTGGATGAAGAAGGCAGTTTCtg GTTGCTGGTTGCTgttatggaaatatttttcagcTCACATCATTACAACATGTATTTGTCAGGAACACAGGCTAATCAA AAAGTGATGGACGAGGTCGCGCGTCAAGAACTTCCAGGCATGTTGGAACGTTTAGACAAGCTGTTTTGTGAACTCTCGCCTGTAACTTTCAACTGGTTTATGACGATATTCATCGATTCTATGCCTGTTGAG attgtTTTTGTGATATGGGATTGGTTTTTAGTGTTTGGTCATAGT ATCCTTTACAAGATAGCTTTGAGTTTATTAAGACTGCGTAAAAATTCCATCATGAAGGCTGCAGATGCTTTGTCCACAATGCGAAAGTTGAAGATGCTGGGAAGATCTTTCCATGACCTCGAAACACTTTCTGAG GCTGTTTTCGATGGTTCATTTAGACACACTTCAGAAGAATATCTCGAAATGTACCAGAAGTATTTAGTTGAAATTGAAGAAGAAAGCAGACGAAGACAGTTGGAAGATGAAGaatatgaaaaaagaaaacaaaaactt AAATTCACGCCCAAGCAAATGACGGTTTCTATATCGGACAATCTCGACACATTAGATGATGACATGATCATTAAATGCGCTGCTTGTGAAG CTAATCGAAATTTCGTATGGTTGCTATGTTCATCAGATCTTGCTGGACAGTTGTTTGTTCTGAACGTTGCCAGTAAGAATATCGAGCTGGTTGATTGGCAG ATAGATTGTAAATGTTTATCCATGGCTAGTTTATCAAACTCCGGTATTATGTTGATCTCCACCATAAAATCCACTTTGCATGCTATAGATACCGAAAAGAA ACACGAGTTGTGGAAGATGCAGTTGGCTGGTAGTGTATTGCATATTTCATGTGATTCACTTGGCAACGTGGGATTGGCGTTGATGGATGGCAGCATTGCACTTTTGAAT aTCAAAGGGAAGGAGTTCCATCAAAATATACCAACATATGTGGATATCAGTCGTTCACCGGTCTTTTGTGGTTGCATCATAAACGACCATTTTTGGTGTGGTGCAGCTAATAAAATCGTCATTTTGGATATAAA CACACTGGAGATGCGAACGTCTTTACGCGTTTGTCCAAATACACGCCACACTGTGTCGCAACTGGTGTCTTCAAATAACGGAGTGTGGGCTTCCGTACAAGG ATCGTCCGTCTTGCATTTATGGGACCAACAAAAACATGTTTGTTTGCTAACTGTGGACATTCTTGACGAGTGCAATTTATCCTCAGAGAAA AAATCTGGAAATGCGCTAGCTTCAAGTGTGACCACAATGTTGGcacttaaaaataaattgtgggTTGGTTTCGGCAACGGCCGTTTTATTATATGCGACATTTTTCAAGAAGCCAACAGCGAGGATGATTTAAACGAGGCTATACATTTATTCAAAAGCACAGAGAATTTAGCTGTTGCTCAAACAAAGGCTAAGCTCGGCGTATCTACATGTTGCCACGCCATAACTGGCGATTCCCCTGTTAAAGAAACAGAGGAATACCCCTTGCAACAACACGTGGACGGGTCGACGGATTTCGTAATGGTGGAGAAACGCTCCTCCATGATGGAGGGAGACTCGTCTGTGAGAATCTCGCTGAAGATGAATCAGATTCAAAGAGTGTGTGAGGAAACAGTGAACTGCTTCGTACCATGCAG ACAAGACGGAAAGTTGATTTTAAGTGGTATGGGAGGCTTAAACAATGATTCTTCTGTTATTTTATGGTCGTCAGAGAAGAGAGAC GGTCGAGAAATGTGGTTTGCTCAAACCGTTTCACATTCAGAATAG